In the genome of Pseudarthrobacter sp. IC2-21, one region contains:
- a CDS encoding acetyl-CoA C-acetyltransferase, with protein sequence MPEAVIVSAARSPIGRAFKGSLTQVRPDDLAAHILRSALDKVPALNPALIEDILVGCGLPGGEQGFNIARAVAVLLGLDGVPGATVNRFCASSLQTTRMAFHAIRAGEADVMVSAGVESVSRLTPGNPDSEAARNPLLTGQGMRQDGIWQDPRDQRRSPNLYMDMGTTAENVASMYGVTREHMDEFAYWSQRKAEASRVAGFWEKDITQVPLPGGTLLAKDDAPRPSTTLEGLAALAPIFREDGLVTAGNACGINDGAAALVLMSDTKARELGIVPLARIVSTAASGLSPEIMGLGPVEASRKALALAGMTINDIDQFELNEAFAAQVLPSQRELGIPDEKLNVNGGAIALGHPYGMTGARITTTLMNSLVARDQQFGLETMCVAGGMGMAMVIERLS encoded by the coding sequence ATGCCTGAAGCCGTCATTGTTTCCGCCGCACGGTCACCTATAGGTCGGGCATTCAAGGGCTCCTTGACCCAAGTCCGCCCCGATGACCTGGCCGCGCATATCCTTCGCAGTGCCCTGGACAAGGTTCCCGCCCTGAACCCGGCATTGATCGAGGACATCCTCGTCGGCTGCGGCCTTCCCGGTGGCGAGCAAGGCTTTAATATCGCACGTGCGGTTGCTGTGCTGCTTGGCCTGGACGGGGTCCCCGGTGCGACAGTCAACCGCTTCTGCGCATCCAGTCTGCAAACGACACGAATGGCATTCCATGCAATCCGGGCGGGAGAAGCCGATGTGATGGTCTCCGCCGGCGTCGAAAGCGTCTCCCGGTTGACTCCCGGGAATCCTGATTCCGAGGCAGCGAGGAACCCCCTCCTAACCGGCCAAGGAATGAGGCAGGACGGCATCTGGCAAGATCCTCGGGACCAGCGCCGCAGCCCCAATCTCTACATGGACATGGGAACAACCGCTGAAAATGTCGCGAGCATGTACGGGGTGACCCGTGAGCATATGGACGAATTCGCCTACTGGTCCCAGCGCAAGGCAGAGGCCAGCAGAGTCGCAGGATTCTGGGAAAAGGACATAACGCAGGTCCCGCTTCCGGGCGGCACCCTCCTTGCAAAGGACGACGCTCCCCGGCCCAGCACGACCCTGGAAGGCCTGGCCGCGCTTGCCCCGATCTTCCGCGAAGATGGACTAGTTACCGCAGGAAACGCGTGCGGCATCAACGACGGTGCAGCAGCTCTGGTACTGATGAGCGACACCAAAGCCAGAGAGCTCGGTATCGTTCCCTTGGCCAGGATCGTCTCCACAGCCGCCTCCGGACTGTCTCCGGAGATCATGGGACTCGGTCCTGTCGAGGCCTCCCGTAAGGCCTTGGCGTTGGCAGGGATGACAATCAACGACATCGACCAGTTCGAGCTGAATGAAGCCTTTGCTGCGCAGGTGCTTCCATCCCAACGCGAACTTGGGATTCCCGACGAAAAGCTGAACGTCAACGGTGGTGCCATCGCACTCGGTCACCCCTACGGCATGACCGGGGCCAGGATCACAACAACGCTGATGAATTCGCTCGTTGCCCGCGACCAGCAGTTCGGTCTTGAAACTATGTGCGTCGCCGGCGGCATGGGGATGGCCATGGTCATCGAACGGCTGTCCTAA
- a CDS encoding acyl-CoA dehydrogenase family protein produces the protein MVKTAAGEIGIAVAEAIRDAMTKATAGATIATYIEGKPPVAWEVLGDAGWDLAGVIEDEDSTSLRDLVEIAGAWGETLIQLPLVTSLAVKRHSVAAAEAEGPVTLSVPVRTLPNGTGFVPFGQVPGISIIDSVADGSPVRAFEGGNPLDFAPSLLAASSPGTTSLSAEARRELAVIWAAEAAGRAAKVLQEAIEFTKQRQQFGKPVGSFQAVKHHLANAHIAAEVAQTAAIWASLDDASTRQAVAQSFAQSLKSVQLSIQTYGGLGFTWEMGLHFSLRHITTLRELAAGVLNDA, from the coding sequence ATGGTTAAAACAGCTGCCGGCGAAATCGGTATCGCCGTCGCCGAGGCGATTCGCGATGCGATGACAAAGGCTACGGCCGGCGCCACCATCGCCACGTACATTGAAGGAAAGCCCCCGGTTGCCTGGGAGGTCCTCGGAGACGCTGGGTGGGATCTGGCTGGCGTCATTGAGGACGAGGACTCCACCAGCCTCAGAGACCTCGTTGAGATTGCCGGGGCGTGGGGCGAGACCCTCATTCAGCTTCCACTGGTAACGAGCCTGGCGGTGAAACGGCATTCAGTAGCCGCGGCCGAAGCGGAGGGTCCGGTGACGCTGAGCGTTCCGGTGCGCACCTTGCCAAACGGAACGGGCTTCGTGCCTTTCGGCCAGGTCCCCGGTATCTCAATCATTGATTCAGTCGCCGATGGTTCCCCTGTCCGCGCCTTTGAGGGGGGAAACCCGCTGGACTTCGCACCCAGCTTGCTTGCGGCGTCATCCCCGGGAACGACAAGTCTGAGCGCGGAAGCACGCCGCGAGCTTGCCGTCATCTGGGCCGCTGAGGCGGCCGGCCGGGCAGCGAAGGTGCTTCAGGAGGCTATTGAATTCACAAAACAGCGGCAACAGTTCGGCAAGCCTGTTGGCAGCTTCCAGGCCGTCAAGCACCACTTGGCCAATGCACACATCGCTGCTGAAGTGGCGCAGACCGCGGCCATCTGGGCCAGTCTTGACGACGCCAGCACGCGGCAGGCCGTCGCACAGTCCTTCGCCCAGAGCTTGAAGTCCGTCCAGCTCTCCATCCAGACCTACGGCGGCCTGGGCTTTACCTGGGAAATGGGCCTGCATTTCTCACTTCGGCACATCACAACGCTGCGGGAACTCGCTGCAGGAGTCCTGAACGATGCCTGA